A single region of the Streptomyces sp. NBC_01262 genome encodes:
- the fdhF gene encoding formate dehydrogenase subunit alpha, translated as MTRIEVDGLAVDVPEGASLLAGVRAAGIEVPALCHDDRLSPAGSCRTCLVRADGRIAAACVTPAAPGARVETATDDLRELRRDAVEIIVSALPPRALAADSRSELAQTCRSLGIGPETAGSTGGRGRDDSHPFVHLDRDLCIACGRCVRMCAEVQGTFALTLTGRGADTVVAPGTGGPWAESDCVACGGCVDTCPTGAITEPGPARGLTSASRPEVARTRTTCGYCGVGCSLEVATRDGGVTAVLPARDGPVNQGHACVKGRFAHGYLTSPERLIQPLLRRDGRLEPVGWDEALDHIARGLRAAVDAGGPDAVAAISSARATNEENYLVQKFMRVAIGTNNIDNCSRLCHSPSAAGLTASFGLPGCTDTFDDVERADCLLVVGANPVEAHPVVGARLLQRVLHGARLVVADPRAVGLALHADVHLRPRPGTNVALFHGLAHVLLAEGLADEEFLRERATGLPELTELLAGYPPDQVADVTGVPAADLVAAARLYGRAERPAIVYGLGVTEHLHGTDGVRALSNLAILRGAVGTGRGYGVNPLRGQNNVQGASDMGALPDVLPGYAKVTDPAVRSLARDVWGVRVPQRPGLRIPEMFAAARAGDLRALWIIGEDVCATDPDTNRVAQALNSCPLVVCNELFLSETARHADVVLPVASWLEKDGTFVNFDRRFQRVRPAVRPPGEARTDFQAVHALAAAMGVDLGCPTPAAALAECGRLAPVFAGLSHGRLDREGAVPWPCPDPDRPGEATLYRERFATPDGRAHLAAAPYLPPGEQPDDRYPLILITGRRWAHYNSGSMTRRGGNLQLGPVDFLDLHPDDAARYGLRDGEQVTVESRHGQARLIAQVGEQVAPGQVFCSFHFPASGVNSLTSDHADTVTSCPEYKVTAVRVAAS; from the coding sequence GTGACCAGGATCGAGGTCGACGGTCTGGCCGTCGACGTGCCCGAGGGAGCCTCGTTGCTGGCGGGGGTTCGCGCGGCCGGAATCGAAGTGCCCGCGCTCTGCCATGACGACCGGCTGAGCCCGGCCGGGTCTTGCCGTACGTGCCTGGTCCGGGCCGATGGACGGATCGCGGCGGCCTGTGTCACCCCCGCCGCCCCCGGCGCCAGAGTCGAGACGGCCACCGATGACCTCCGGGAACTGCGCCGGGACGCGGTGGAGATCATCGTTTCCGCCCTGCCGCCCCGAGCCCTCGCCGCCGACAGCCGTAGCGAGCTGGCGCAGACCTGCCGGTCTCTGGGGATCGGCCCCGAGACGGCAGGGAGCACCGGGGGCAGGGGCCGGGACGACTCCCACCCGTTCGTACACCTCGACCGCGACCTGTGCATCGCCTGCGGCCGGTGCGTCCGCATGTGCGCCGAGGTGCAGGGCACCTTCGCACTCACCCTCACCGGCCGGGGCGCCGACACCGTTGTGGCCCCCGGCACCGGCGGACCCTGGGCCGAGTCGGACTGTGTGGCGTGCGGCGGCTGCGTCGACACCTGCCCCACGGGTGCGATCACCGAGCCGGGTCCGGCTCGCGGGCTCACCTCCGCGAGCCGCCCGGAGGTGGCCCGGACGCGCACCACCTGCGGTTACTGCGGCGTCGGCTGTTCCCTTGAGGTCGCCACCCGGGACGGCGGGGTCACGGCGGTTCTTCCCGCCCGGGACGGTCCGGTCAATCAGGGGCACGCGTGCGTCAAGGGCCGCTTCGCCCACGGATATCTCACCTCCCCCGAACGGCTCATCCAGCCCCTGCTGCGGCGCGACGGCCGCCTGGAGCCCGTCGGCTGGGACGAGGCGCTGGACCACATCGCCCGCGGCCTGCGCGCGGCCGTTGACGCGGGCGGCCCCGACGCGGTGGCGGCGATCTCCTCCGCCCGCGCCACCAACGAGGAGAACTACCTCGTCCAGAAGTTCATGCGGGTCGCGATCGGCACCAACAACATCGACAACTGCTCCCGGCTCTGCCACTCCCCGTCCGCCGCCGGCCTGACCGCCTCCTTCGGACTCCCAGGCTGCACCGACACCTTCGACGACGTCGAACGAGCCGACTGCCTGCTCGTCGTCGGTGCCAACCCCGTCGAGGCCCACCCGGTGGTCGGCGCCCGGCTCCTGCAGCGCGTACTGCACGGCGCCAGGCTGGTCGTCGCCGACCCGCGCGCCGTCGGCCTAGCCCTGCACGCGGACGTGCACCTGCGGCCCCGCCCCGGCACCAACGTCGCCCTGTTCCACGGGCTTGCCCATGTGCTGCTCGCCGAGGGCCTGGCCGACGAGGAATTCCTGCGCGAGCGCGCCACCGGCCTGCCGGAACTCACCGAGCTGCTCGCCGGCTACCCACCCGACCAGGTGGCGGACGTCACCGGCGTGCCCGCCGCGGACCTGGTCGCCGCCGCCCGGCTCTACGGCCGGGCCGAGCGCCCCGCGATCGTCTACGGCCTGGGCGTCACCGAGCACCTCCACGGCACCGACGGCGTCCGGGCCCTGTCCAACCTGGCGATCCTGCGCGGCGCCGTCGGCACCGGCCGCGGCTACGGGGTCAACCCGCTGCGCGGCCAGAACAACGTCCAGGGCGCCTCCGACATGGGCGCGCTGCCCGACGTCCTGCCCGGGTACGCAAAGGTGACCGACCCGGCCGTCCGCTCGCTGGCGCGGGACGTCTGGGGCGTGCGGGTTCCGCAGCGGCCCGGTCTGCGTATCCCGGAGATGTTCGCGGCAGCGCGAGCCGGGGACCTGCGGGCGCTGTGGATCATCGGGGAGGACGTCTGCGCCACCGACCCCGACACCAACCGGGTTGCCCAGGCCCTGAACAGCTGCCCGCTCGTCGTCTGCAACGAACTGTTCCTGTCCGAGACCGCCCGCCACGCGGACGTGGTACTGCCGGTCGCGTCCTGGCTGGAGAAGGACGGCACCTTCGTCAACTTCGACCGCCGCTTCCAGCGCGTCCGCCCCGCCGTACGCCCGCCGGGGGAGGCCCGTACCGACTTCCAGGCCGTGCACGCCCTCGCCGCGGCCATGGGCGTCGACCTCGGCTGCCCGACCCCGGCCGCCGCCCTGGCCGAGTGCGGACGACTCGCCCCCGTTTTCGCCGGACTCTCGCACGGGCGTCTGGACCGCGAGGGCGCTGTCCCGTGGCCCTGCCCCGACCCGGACCGCCCGGGGGAAGCCACCCTCTACCGAGAGCGGTTCGCCACCCCGGACGGGCGGGCCCACCTGGCCGCGGCACCCTATCTCCCGCCCGGCGAGCAGCCCGACGACCGATATCCGCTGATCCTGATCACCGGACGGCGCTGGGCGCACTACAACTCCGGCAGCATGACCCGGCGCGGTGGCAACCTCCAGCTCGGTCCGGTCGACTTCCTGGACCTCCATCCCGATGACGCCGCCCGGTACGGACTGCGGGACGGCGAACAGGTCACGGTGGAGAGCCGGCACGGCCAGGCCCGGCTGATCGCCCAGGTCGGTGAACAGGTGGCCCCCGGCCAGGTCTTCTGCTCCTTCCACTTCCCGGCGAGCGGAGTGAACAGCCTCACCTCCGACCACGCGGACACCGTCACGTCCTGCCCCGAGTACAAGGTCACGGCCGTACGGGTGGCCGCGTCCTGA
- a CDS encoding nicotinate phosphoribosyltransferase, with protein MSSAMTTDLYEVTMAMSYLREGMTGPATFSLFVRDMPPGRGFLVAAGLESTLGFLSGFRVGPEDVDAFASALHRPPRDLAPLLGMEFTGQVRAVPEGRIVLAGEPLLEVTASLPQAQLVETDVLNQVNHQTTIASKAARCVLAAAGHPVVDFSLRRTHGPQAGFQAARLSAMVGFAGTSNVAAATAEGLPAVGTMAHSYIEAFGSEKAAFQAFARSHPGPVTFLVDTYDTEEGVRVAARVLRDLDRGPGSAIRLDSGDLGALAVRARAILDAAGLPDVRIVASGGLDEYSVDELVRSGAPIDVYAVGTRVGVSADAPFLDSAYKMVEYDGRPVMKLSAAKVTAPGRKQVFRCPGYADVIGLADERPPAGGVPLLETVMRDGRRTDARPMLGECGERFAADVAVLPPAARRIRGPVAPGAVASGRLTALADRVRRRIEEETLAPAAALRSSGQTASGSRRSVPG; from the coding sequence ATGTCCTCGGCAATGACCACTGATCTGTACGAGGTCACGATGGCGATGTCGTACCTGCGGGAGGGGATGACCGGCCCGGCGACGTTCAGTCTGTTCGTCCGTGACATGCCGCCCGGCCGCGGCTTTCTGGTGGCCGCCGGCCTGGAGTCGACGCTCGGCTTCCTGTCCGGCTTCCGGGTCGGCCCCGAGGACGTCGATGCCTTCGCCTCGGCGCTGCACCGGCCTCCGCGCGACCTGGCCCCGCTGCTCGGCATGGAGTTCACCGGCCAGGTGAGGGCGGTGCCGGAGGGGCGGATAGTCCTCGCGGGAGAGCCACTGCTGGAGGTGACAGCTTCGCTTCCGCAGGCGCAACTGGTCGAGACGGACGTGCTCAACCAGGTCAATCACCAGACGACGATTGCCTCCAAGGCCGCACGGTGTGTCCTGGCCGCGGCGGGACACCCGGTCGTGGACTTCTCTCTACGACGCACCCACGGCCCCCAGGCCGGTTTCCAGGCCGCCCGGCTGAGCGCGATGGTCGGCTTCGCCGGAACGAGCAACGTCGCGGCGGCCACCGCCGAAGGGCTGCCCGCCGTCGGCACGATGGCCCACTCGTACATCGAGGCGTTCGGATCGGAGAAGGCGGCGTTCCAAGCCTTCGCCCGGTCCCATCCGGGCCCGGTGACGTTCCTGGTGGACACCTACGACACCGAGGAGGGGGTCCGGGTCGCGGCGCGCGTGCTGCGGGACCTGGACCGCGGGCCTGGCTCGGCGATCAGGCTGGACAGCGGCGACCTGGGCGCTCTGGCCGTACGGGCGCGGGCCATTCTGGATGCGGCCGGGCTGCCGGATGTCCGCATCGTGGCCAGCGGCGGTCTCGACGAGTACTCCGTGGACGAACTCGTCCGTTCGGGGGCACCGATCGACGTCTACGCCGTCGGCACCCGGGTCGGAGTCTCGGCCGACGCCCCGTTCCTGGACTCCGCGTACAAGATGGTCGAGTACGACGGCCGGCCGGTGATGAAACTGTCCGCTGCCAAGGTGACCGCCCCTGGGCGGAAGCAGGTGTTCCGTTGCCCCGGTTACGCCGACGTGATCGGTCTCGCCGATGAGAGGCCGCCTGCCGGAGGCGTGCCGTTGCTGGAGACGGTGATGCGGGACGGGCGGCGCACCGACGCGCGGCCCATGCTCGGCGAGTGCGGGGAGAGATTCGCTGCCGATGTGGCCGTGCTGCCACCGGCGGCCCGACGGATCCGGGGCCCCGTCGCACCGGGGGCGGTGGCCTCCGGGCGGCTGACCGCACTCGCCGACCGGGTCCGGCGCCGCATCGAGGAGGAGACCCTGGCCCCGGCCGCGGCCCTGCGGAGCTCTGGGCAGACCGCATCCGGATCGCGCCGGTCCGTACCGGGATGA
- a CDS encoding TrkA C-terminal domain-containing protein codes for MLADIALPTGAVIATVIRDGQPTVPAPEMRLRPGDELLVVSHAATEQEIHAAFQ; via the coding sequence TTGCTCGCCGACATCGCCCTCCCCACAGGCGCCGTCATCGCCACCGTCATCCGCGACGGCCAACCCACCGTCCCCGCGCCCGAGATGCGGCTCCGGCCCGGAGACGAACTCCTCGTCGTCTCGCACGCTGCCACCGAGCAGGAGATCCACGCCGCCTTCCAATGA
- a CDS encoding pyridoxamine 5'-phosphate oxidase family protein — translation MRAHLGDQLVVESPATGAPRRDGEIVGLHREDGTPPYDVRWSDTGRVTLVFPGPEAHIRRIEHGPGRTLEPSRPSMGEAGRQAGAVSGRTPPDGAPDPGDIGRRVAAERKRQGLPRAEAARRARIAPEYLAYLEEQPADPSLASLISLAAALGTSVAALRGGGVDLPPGQGQALLHPQLRDLGPAECRARLSTHGVGRVAVTTPGGPAVIPVNYEVIDNAIAFRTAPDSTPAAAVGTEVAFEVDHVDEAMSQGWSVLVVGPARVVTEPDAVRRLADRAHTRPWAGGEREMWVSIRPARLTGRRISPADQ, via the coding sequence ATGCGAGCTCACCTCGGAGATCAACTCGTTGTCGAAAGCCCGGCCACCGGTGCCCCCAGGCGCGACGGCGAGATTGTCGGACTCCACCGCGAGGACGGAACCCCTCCCTACGACGTGCGCTGGTCGGATACCGGCCGGGTGACGCTCGTGTTCCCCGGGCCCGAAGCGCATATCCGTCGCATCGAGCACGGGCCCGGGAGAACGCTCGAACCTTCCCGGCCGAGCATGGGTGAGGCAGGTCGGCAGGCGGGTGCCGTGTCCGGCAGGACCCCGCCCGATGGGGCACCCGATCCCGGTGACATCGGCCGGCGCGTGGCCGCCGAACGTAAGCGACAGGGACTGCCCCGGGCAGAAGCAGCCCGCCGCGCCAGAATCGCACCGGAGTACCTGGCCTACCTCGAGGAACAGCCGGCCGACCCGAGCCTGGCGAGTCTCATCAGCCTGGCCGCCGCGCTCGGCACCAGCGTCGCCGCCCTGCGCGGAGGCGGCGTCGACCTGCCGCCCGGCCAAGGCCAGGCGCTTCTCCACCCTCAACTGCGGGATCTCGGTCCTGCCGAATGCCGCGCCCGCCTTTCCACGCATGGCGTGGGACGCGTCGCGGTAACCACCCCCGGTGGTCCGGCGGTCATCCCGGTGAATTACGAGGTCATCGACAATGCGATCGCCTTCCGGACCGCGCCGGACTCAACCCCTGCGGCGGCCGTGGGAACGGAGGTGGCCTTCGAGGTCGACCATGTGGACGAGGCCATGAGCCAGGGCTGGAGCGTGCTCGTCGTCGGCCCGGCGCGGGTTGTCACGGAGCCTGACGCGGTGCGACGGCTGGCTGATCGCGCCCACACCAGGCCATGGGCAGGGGGCGAACGCGAGATGTGGGTGTCGATCCGGCCCGCGCGCCTGACGGGCCGCCGCATCAGTCCGGCCGATCAGTGA
- a CDS encoding NAD(P)H-dependent oxidoreductase subunit E, with the protein MVPVGPADRFDAFRALADRCGRPGDRLIESLAEARAGTADGPEAWAPAVAARIGLPAAAALGPASYYADLAAPHGRRHVRVCSATACFASRGGRHLTDVEQELGVTAGTASPDGETSVQAVRCLGYCYAGPAALDGDTPCTGAALAAQLARREPPRAPEIPAADDTGDPVLLGGVLWDEPAWQVWPQAVTNRTPHDVHQEVAASGLRGRGGAGFQVAAKWAAAGRHPDTVVVANGDEGDPGSYADRLLMEADPGRVLEGLALACFACGARRGMVLVRSEYPRALARLREAVGQAYADGHLGPSVHATTTALDIQVVEGAGSYVAGEETALIAGLEGSRGCARPRPPYPTERGLWDAPTVVNNVETLAAVPWIVARGGAEYARRGASGETGTKLVCLAERFARPGAYEVELGTPVRRIVTELGGGLKDGAELVVLQVGGPLGGFLAAEALDVPLTEAALAARGAALGHAGLVAFDASVAPEDVLRHLWQFAAAESCGACSPCRVGSRRGLEMASAGGPPGEEYRRLSRVLAEASLCAFGRRIPPAVRSLARAYGERLAGWDQ; encoded by the coding sequence ATGGTTCCCGTCGGTCCTGCGGACCGTTTCGACGCCTTCCGGGCCCTGGCCGACCGGTGTGGGCGGCCCGGAGACCGGTTGATCGAGTCGCTGGCCGAGGCCAGGGCGGGAACAGCGGACGGCCCCGAGGCCTGGGCACCGGCTGTCGCCGCCCGTATCGGCCTGCCTGCTGCCGCCGCGCTAGGACCGGCCAGCTACTACGCGGACCTCGCCGCTCCCCACGGCCGCCGTCACGTCCGGGTCTGCTCCGCGACGGCGTGCTTCGCCTCGCGGGGCGGGCGGCATCTCACCGATGTGGAGCAGGAGCTGGGCGTCACCGCAGGCACGGCCTCACCGGACGGGGAGACGTCGGTGCAGGCCGTCCGCTGTCTGGGGTACTGCTACGCGGGACCTGCCGCGCTCGACGGCGACACGCCCTGTACGGGCGCGGCCCTGGCCGCACAGCTAGCCCGGCGGGAGCCGCCGCGGGCGCCGGAGATCCCGGCCGCCGACGACACCGGCGACCCGGTACTGCTCGGTGGCGTCCTATGGGATGAGCCCGCCTGGCAGGTATGGCCCCAGGCGGTCACCAATCGAACCCCCCACGACGTCCACCAGGAGGTGGCCGCGTCCGGACTGCGGGGGCGTGGCGGCGCGGGTTTCCAAGTGGCCGCGAAGTGGGCGGCTGCGGGACGTCATCCCGACACCGTGGTCGTCGCCAATGGTGATGAGGGCGATCCGGGCTCCTATGCCGACCGGCTGCTGATGGAGGCCGACCCGGGACGGGTCCTGGAAGGGCTGGCGCTGGCCTGCTTCGCCTGCGGAGCCCGCCGGGGCATGGTGCTGGTGCGCTCCGAGTACCCGCGAGCACTGGCCCGGCTGCGCGAGGCGGTCGGGCAGGCGTACGCGGACGGCCACCTCGGCCCGTCCGTGCACGCAACGACCACCGCCCTGGACATCCAGGTCGTCGAAGGCGCCGGCTCGTACGTCGCCGGTGAGGAGACCGCGCTGATCGCGGGGCTGGAGGGCAGCCGGGGATGCGCCCGGCCACGTCCGCCGTACCCGACCGAGCGCGGCCTGTGGGATGCGCCGACCGTCGTCAATAACGTCGAGACCCTTGCGGCAGTCCCGTGGATCGTCGCGCGCGGCGGCGCAGAATACGCCCGGCGCGGGGCATCGGGCGAGACCGGGACGAAGCTGGTCTGCCTGGCCGAGCGGTTCGCCCGGCCGGGTGCGTACGAGGTCGAGCTCGGTACCCCGGTGCGGCGGATCGTCACTGAGCTGGGCGGCGGCCTGAAGGATGGCGCCGAGCTGGTGGTTCTCCAGGTCGGCGGCCCGCTGGGCGGCTTCCTGGCCGCCGAGGCGCTGGACGTGCCGCTGACCGAGGCCGCCCTCGCGGCCCGGGGCGCCGCCCTCGGTCACGCCGGACTGGTGGCCTTCGACGCGAGCGTGGCACCGGAGGATGTGCTCCGGCACCTCTGGCAGTTCGCCGCCGCCGAGAGCTGCGGCGCCTGCTCACCCTGCCGCGTTGGCTCACGCCGCGGCCTGGAGATGGCTTCCGCCGGCGGCCCGCCCGGTGAGGAGTACCGGCGGCTGTCCCGCGTCCTGGCCGAGGCGAGCCTGTGCGCCTTCGGGCGGCGGATCCCGCCCGCGGTCCGCAGCCTGGCCCGCGCCTACGGAGAACGGCTGGCGGGATGGGACCAGTGA
- a CDS encoding DUF1876 domain-containing protein — translation MPHTVEWKVRLYLFEDEGSTKARAVVDTGATALTGHGVAHRNPADTDVPEIGDELAAGRAMYDLAQQLVGAAERDIEGVGAPTTRRNTPSMPGWRWPQ, via the coding sequence ATGCCGCATACCGTGGAGTGGAAGGTTCGCCTCTACCTTTTCGAGGACGAGGGATCGACGAAAGCACGTGCGGTGGTTGATACCGGAGCCACGGCGCTCACCGGCCACGGGGTCGCGCACCGCAACCCCGCGGACACCGATGTACCGGAGATCGGTGACGAACTGGCGGCGGGCAGGGCCATGTATGACCTCGCCCAGCAGTTGGTGGGTGCCGCCGAGCGCGACATCGAGGGCGTGGGCGCGCCTACCACCAGGCGCAATACCCCCTCGATGCCTGGATGGCGATGGCCGCAGTGA
- a CDS encoding CBS domain-containing protein, whose translation MHHRTVAELMTREVVRARRDMPFKEIVKLLAENDVTAVPVVDDLDRPMGVVSEADLLRKSSSQSDPSGRTPIPNLEAWERAKAEGARAEELMSAPAVCARPEWTVVEAARLMAVQNVKRLPVVDEADRLQGIVSRGDLLRIFLRRDDAIRDEITSDLLQRTLGLVSSEVTVEVRAGQVTLGGSVEVKSLIPIIERLCRSVDGVVSVSTRIAYRTDDSQGPPSST comes from the coding sequence ATGCACCACCGTACGGTCGCAGAGCTCATGACCCGAGAGGTCGTCCGGGCGCGGCGCGACATGCCGTTCAAGGAGATCGTCAAGCTGTTGGCGGAGAACGATGTCACCGCCGTACCTGTGGTGGACGACCTGGACCGCCCCATGGGTGTGGTGTCCGAGGCCGACCTGCTGCGCAAGTCCTCCTCCCAGTCCGACCCCTCCGGCCGGACACCGATTCCGAATCTGGAGGCGTGGGAGCGGGCCAAAGCCGAAGGGGCCAGGGCCGAGGAGCTGATGTCGGCTCCCGCCGTGTGCGCGCGTCCGGAGTGGACCGTTGTCGAGGCGGCCCGCCTCATGGCGGTCCAGAACGTCAAGCGGCTGCCCGTGGTGGACGAGGCGGACCGGCTCCAGGGCATCGTCAGCCGCGGTGACCTGCTGCGGATCTTCCTACGACGTGACGACGCCATCCGCGATGAGATCACCTCGGATCTGCTGCAACGGACGCTGGGCCTCGTTTCCTCGGAGGTGACCGTCGAGGTGCGCGCAGGCCAGGTCACCCTCGGTGGATCCGTCGAGGTCAAGAGCCTGATCCCCATCATCGAGCGGCTGTGCCGGAGCGTTGACGGCGTGGTCTCGGTCTCTACGCGCATCGCGTACCGGACCGACGACTCCCAGGGGCCGCCCAGCAGCACGTGA
- a CDS encoding universal stress protein has product MSALVVVGVDGSPSSLEAVDRAAREARLRGCGLKVVHAFIWPAMHVPLGPSPLGPAEGGLRNQVGRMVAEAVEHARSVAPDVEVTSVVATGEPLTVLEAQSRTAALVVVGSRGLGGFVGLLLGSTAVHLAAHARCPVMVVRGRPGPARRIVLGVDGSPAGDAAVEFAFAEAALRGTGIIALHAWTPWSAPAPPPQDPSMPYAYEPGMLADAEERLLAEAVAGWRERYPSVSVEYKVLRGGAREALIESSGSAELLVVGARGRGGFVGLLLGSVSQALLHHAHCPVTVVRGPDAHR; this is encoded by the coding sequence GTGAGCGCGCTGGTCGTGGTGGGTGTGGATGGTTCGCCGTCGAGTCTGGAAGCGGTCGACCGTGCGGCCCGTGAGGCGCGGTTGCGCGGGTGCGGGCTGAAGGTGGTGCACGCGTTCATCTGGCCGGCTATGCATGTGCCGCTCGGCCCGTCGCCGCTGGGACCGGCCGAGGGCGGGCTGCGCAATCAGGTCGGCCGGATGGTGGCTGAGGCAGTGGAGCATGCTCGTTCTGTTGCGCCGGATGTGGAGGTCACCAGCGTTGTCGCGACTGGTGAACCGCTGACGGTGCTGGAGGCCCAGTCGCGCACCGCCGCGCTGGTCGTGGTCGGCAGCCGAGGACTGGGAGGCTTCGTTGGGCTGCTGCTGGGGTCGACGGCTGTGCATCTGGCCGCGCACGCCCGCTGCCCGGTCATGGTGGTGCGAGGCCGGCCCGGTCCCGCCCGCCGGATCGTGCTGGGGGTCGACGGCTCGCCGGCGGGCGATGCGGCGGTCGAGTTCGCCTTCGCAGAAGCCGCCCTCCGCGGCACCGGCATCATCGCCCTCCACGCGTGGACCCCCTGGAGCGCGCCGGCACCTCCGCCGCAGGACCCGTCGATGCCCTACGCGTACGAGCCGGGCATGCTCGCGGACGCTGAGGAACGTCTGCTCGCCGAGGCAGTTGCCGGCTGGCGAGAGAGATACCCAAGCGTCTCGGTCGAATACAAAGTGCTACGGGGCGGTGCCCGCGAGGCACTCATCGAGTCGAGCGGAAGCGCCGAACTCCTCGTCGTCGGCGCCCGGGGCCGCGGCGGGTTCGTCGGCCTTCTGCTGGGCTCGGTCAGCCAGGCCCTCCTGCATCACGCGCACTGCCCGGTCACGGTCGTCCGGGGCCCCGATGCGCACCGGTGA
- a CDS encoding CBS domain-containing protein, whose protein sequence is MAETPHIVSDVMTLAVAAVGREATFKEIVRTLEQWKVSALPVLEGDGRVVGVVSEADLLPKAEFRDSDPNRFEQRRRLSDLAKAGAVTAEELMSTPAVMVHAGATLAQAARIMAVRHVKRLPVIDEEGLLRGIVSRADLLKVFLRPDEDIEEEVRRTVISYLFPAFSHAIHVHVHEGVVTLGGHIGDTSLISVAARLVRAVEGVVDVECHLTGESHVQAEAP, encoded by the coding sequence GTGGCTGAGACGCCACACATCGTGAGCGATGTGATGACCCTGGCGGTCGCGGCCGTCGGGCGCGAGGCGACCTTCAAGGAGATCGTCAGGACCCTGGAGCAGTGGAAGGTGAGTGCGCTGCCGGTCCTGGAGGGCGACGGGAGGGTCGTCGGTGTGGTCTCCGAGGCCGACCTGCTGCCCAAGGCGGAGTTCCGCGACAGCGACCCGAACCGGTTCGAGCAACGTCGGCGCCTGTCCGACCTCGCCAAGGCGGGGGCGGTGACGGCGGAGGAGCTCATGAGCACCCCCGCTGTCATGGTGCACGCCGGAGCCACCTTGGCCCAGGCCGCCCGGATCATGGCCGTCAGGCACGTCAAGCGACTCCCCGTAATCGATGAGGAGGGCCTGCTGCGGGGCATCGTCAGCCGTGCCGATCTGCTGAAGGTCTTCCTGCGGCCGGACGAGGACATCGAGGAGGAGGTTCGCCGCACAGTGATCTCGTACCTGTTCCCCGCCTTCAGCCATGCCATTCACGTGCACGTCCACGAGGGAGTCGTCACGCTTGGCGGACACATCGGTGACACCTCGCTCATCTCGGTCGCCGCGCGCCTCGTTCGCGCGGTGGAGGGCGTCGTGGATGTCGAGTGCCATCTCACCGGCGAGTCCCATGTCCAGGCGGAAGCGCCCTGA
- a CDS encoding CBS domain-containing protein, which translates to MHTGATCVREDETLEDAARRMSELDVGALPICGPDDRLHGIITDRDIVVKCLAKGKDPKTMTAGQLEQGKPITIDAGADTDQVLRAMEEHRIRRLPVIDNRRLVGMISEADLARRLPEERVGHFVEVVCAT; encoded by the coding sequence ATGCACACCGGTGCCACCTGTGTCCGGGAGGATGAGACGCTGGAGGACGCGGCGCGCCGGATGAGTGAGCTGGACGTCGGAGCCCTTCCGATCTGCGGGCCGGACGACCGGCTCCACGGGATCATTACCGACCGTGACATCGTGGTGAAGTGTCTTGCCAAGGGCAAGGACCCCAAGACCATGACCGCGGGCCAGCTCGAGCAGGGCAAGCCGATCACGATCGACGCCGGGGCCGACACGGACCAGGTCCTGCGGGCCATGGAGGAGCACAGGATCCGGCGGCTGCCGGTCATCGACAACCGTCGCCTGGTCGGCATGATCAGTGAGGCGGACCTGGCGCGTCGTCTGCCGGAGGAGCGGGTGGGCCACTTCGTCGAGGTGGTCTGCGCGACCTGA
- a CDS encoding universal stress protein, with translation MAVPLVVGIDGSEASLEAVDWAADEALRHEVPLHLLHAAADQEAPDLVAAASERVRKCAPAVRLSSEVLYEDAASALIGKGRNALALVLGSRGLGDLAGLLLGSVSLAVAAHADCPVVVVRGGVEHGHGRFGSVVVGVEDGEGSGTALQFAFREAHVRRCRLVAVHAWSVPVGSPGPPGLSGYALQALRRPPAQVLADALRGPAQRYQDVPVSSEVVEGAARQALLDAASSADLLVVGARRRHGHVGLQLGLVNHAVLHHAPCPIVVVPQI, from the coding sequence ATGGCGGTTCCCCTGGTGGTCGGCATCGACGGGTCCGAGGCGAGCCTGGAGGCGGTGGACTGGGCCGCAGACGAAGCTCTCCGGCACGAGGTGCCGCTCCATCTCCTGCACGCGGCAGCGGATCAGGAGGCGCCCGACCTGGTCGCCGCCGCCTCGGAGCGGGTCAGGAAGTGTGCGCCTGCGGTACGGCTGTCGAGTGAGGTGCTGTACGAGGACGCGGCGTCCGCCCTGATCGGCAAGGGGCGCAACGCCCTCGCGCTGGTACTCGGGTCCAGAGGACTCGGAGATCTCGCCGGGCTGCTCCTCGGCTCGGTCAGCCTGGCTGTGGCCGCTCATGCCGACTGCCCGGTCGTCGTGGTGCGCGGCGGGGTGGAGCACGGGCACGGCCGGTTCGGGAGCGTCGTCGTCGGAGTGGAGGACGGGGAGGGCAGCGGTACGGCCTTGCAGTTCGCGTTCCGCGAGGCCCATGTGCGGCGCTGTCGGCTCGTGGCGGTGCACGCCTGGAGCGTTCCGGTCGGGAGCCCCGGGCCTCCGGGCCTGTCCGGATACGCCCTCCAAGCCCTCAGGCGCCCGCCGGCGCAGGTGCTCGCTGACGCGTTGCGCGGCCCCGCGCAGCGGTACCAGGACGTGCCGGTGAGCAGCGAGGTGGTCGAGGGCGCGGCACGACAGGCGCTCCTGGATGCCGCCTCCAGCGCTGATCTGCTCGTCGTCGGAGCCCGCAGACGACATGGGCACGTCGGGTTGCAGCTGGGCCTGGTCAACCACGCGGTGCTGCATCACGCGCCGTGTCCGATCGTGGTCGTTCCGCAGATATGA